A window of Desulfuromonas acetexigens genomic DNA:
CGGGGTCTCTGGTCAGCCCTGAGGTGGTGGGGTTGACTCCTGAAGCGTGTGAACTACACGATTCAGCGGGAATGACCTTGGAGGAAATAGAGACGGTTTTCCTTGCAGGACTTGAGCGCAATATTGATGTAATCCGTCTACATACCGGTGACCCTTCTATCTACGGCGCTATTCGCGAGCAAATGAACATTCTTGACAGGCTTGGCATTAACTATGAAGTGGTGCCGGGAGTCAGCTCCTTTCAGGCCGCCGCCGCAGCCCTGAAAACGGAGTTGACCGCACCTGAAATTTCCCAGACGGTTATCCTTAGCCGTACTTCAGGGCGAACCCCTATGCCTGAGAAGCAGGAGTTGGCACATCTGGCCCGAATCGAGTCAACGCTCTGTCTCTTCCTTTCAGTGCATAAACTTGATGAGGTCGCCACTGAACTCGCGACCTATTACGGGGAGGACTGCCCGGTCGGGGTGGTTTACAGGGCGAGTTGGCCAGATCAAAAGGTGATCGAAGGGACCCTGAACGATATCGCGACCAAGGTAACGAGCGCCGGTATAACCAAAACCGCCATGATCGTAGTGGGTCAGGCACTCGCACGCGATTTGCCCATATCAAAGCTCTACCATCGCGATTTCAGTCACGGCTACCGCGTGGCAGGGAACGATGGAAACGGAGAGTCCTGATGAGCACGGCGGTGATCACCTTTTCACCTGAGGGGCTAAAGGTCATGCAGCGGATCGCGGCGGGGATGCAGGTTGATCAGTATCTGCATCAGGCAATCGAAGCTCCCCAGGGTGTTCATGTTTTCGAGCGAGTCTTTGCCCTGACGGAAGAGATATTCCGTCGCTACCAGGCGCTCGTCTATGTGGCTCCCTGTGGCGTGGCGGTTCGGGCGATTGCCCCCTTGGTTAATCACAAGCTCAAGGATCCCGCAGTTATCTGTCTTGATGTCGGGTCCCGCCATGCCGTGAGTCTGCTCAGCGGCCATGAAGGCGGCGCCAATCAACTGGCCATAAACATCGCCAATCTGACCGGCGCCGAACCTGTGATCTCAACAACCACCGAGGCGGTCAAAACATTAACTATCGGTATCGGTTGTCGAAAAGGCAAAAGCGCAGATGAAATCTGCAAGGCCGTAAGGGCTGCGCTTGCGATGGTTGGCAGAACCCTCGAGGAGGTTCGATATCTGGCTACCGCCGATGTTAAAGCATGGGAGCCTGGCCTGTTACAGGCATCGAGGGAGCTTCAAATCCCCTTACGTATTCTCGATTCGGAACAGATTCGCATCAGCAGCCTTCCTTTTGTGGAATCGGAATTTGTCCAGAAAAAAGTCAATTTGCCCGCAGTAGCCGAGCCTGCGGCGCTGCTCGCAGGAAGGAGAACGTCATTAATACTCAAGAAAACAGCCTTCAACGGCATCACCGTGGCGATCGCCCGGGAAAACTGTTCCTCGTTGGCATAGGCCCTGGCAGTGTTCAAGATCGCACCCCCCGTGCTGCCGAGGCTATCAGTTCCTGCGACGTGGTCGTCGGTTACGACCCCTATGTTGAGGCCGTTAGGGATTTGCTCACGACTCAGGAGGTGTTGACCTCGGGGATGATGAAGGAAACGGAGCGCTGTCGTGCAGCCATTAATGAGGCATTGTCCGGCAAAAAAGTCTGTCTGATTTCATCCGGCGATGCCGGTGTTTACGGAATGGCAGGCCTGGCAATGGAGATGGCGGCGGCGGATAACGATACCGTTGACATGGAGGTTGTTCCGGGAGTTACCGCGGCCAATTCTGCGGCGGCCCTGATGGGTGCTCCCTTGATGCTTGATTCGGCGACTATCAGTCTAAGTGACCTGCTGGTCCCATGGGAGTTGATCGTCAAACGTCTAGAGGCTGTTGCTGCTGCAGATCTGGTGGTGTCGCTTTATAACCCGCGCAGCAAGAGGAGAGTCCTGCAGTTGGAAGAGGCGACTCGGATAATGCTGCAATATCGACCTGGAACGACTCCTGTCGGTATCGCGACGGCGGTTGGCACAGAAGATCAATTCCTTGTTTTGACGGATCTGGATCATCTGCTCGGGCAAGAAGTTGGCATGCGCTCCATCGTCATTATTGGGAACAGCACCACCTGTCTATTGGGCGGTCGTATGGTGACTCCCCGTGGATATTATCGATGACGAAAAAATCTGCTCCAAAAGTTTTTCTGCTTGGCGGAACCAGTGAAACGGCGCCCCTGTCCATGAAAATTGCTTCCGTGGGATATCGTGTTCTGGTCTCGACCGCCACAGATGAACCTCTACCTATTGGAGAACATCCTGGGGTCGGGTGCCGTTTTGGCCGTTTGGGATTGGCAGAGATGAAAGATCTGCTCGTTGCGGAAGGTGTCTTCGCTCTGGTCGATGCAACCCACCCCTATGCGAGTGAAGTCCATCAAACTGCCCGTCATGCATGTAACGAAACGGGTTTGCCTTATTTACGCTTTCAGCGACCTGAGTCTCAGGTACAAGAGGTCGGTTGGTTGTTTGCTGAAAACCATCAAGAGGCAGCTTTGCTTGCGTGTGAAACAGGACGGCCAATATTGCTGACGACCGGATCACGAAATCTGAGGCCCTACGTTCAAGAGGCAAGTCGAAACGAGATTCCCCTCTATGCACGCATACTGAAGCATGACGAATCAATCAACGCCAGCAATGATGCTGGCCTCGAAAAGAGTCAGCGTATCTTTGGCCGCGGCCCCTTCACCTACGAAGACAATGTTGCACTGATTCGCCGCTACCGGATCGGTGTTGTTGTGAGTAAGGAGAGTGGTCGGGCCGGGGGAATCGATGAAAAATGGCGTGCGGCTCGAGATGAAGGTTGTACGTTTGTGGTTGTAAAACGTCCTCTGGTAGAGCAGGGCAACAGTTTTGGCTGCATGGATGATCTGGTTCGAGAACTCCTGCAACTGATATGAGGCTGGTTGCCGTTTCAATAACAGTCTGTCTGAAAAAATGAGGATAAATCCGAGGTGCTCAGTGAATAAAGAAACTCAGGTCTACCTGGTTGGAGCCGGCCCAGGCGACACCGGCTTGATTACCGTAAAGGGATTAAAGTGCCTGCAAAAAGCAGATGTGGTGCTTTACGATAAACTGGTAAATGTCGAGTTGTTAAAAGAAGCCCCAGAGGACGCCGAGTTGATATATGTCGGTAAGCAGAAAGGCAGCCACCTGCTGCCCCAGGAACAGATCAATCAGTTGCTGGCAGAGAAAGCTTGCCTAGGCCGGATCGTGGTCCGGCTCAAAGGCGGTGATCCTTTTGTCTTTGGGCGCGGCGGAGAGGAAGCCGAATACCTGCAAAGCCAGTCGATCCCATTTGAGATCGTGCCCGGAGTTACTGCCGGTTTCGCTGCGGCAGCCTATGCCGGAATTCCGGTGACCCATCGCGATTGCACCACCAGCGTCACTCTGGTGACCGGGCATGCCAAGGGTGAGAGTGCTGAAGAACCGAAACTGAACTGGTCATCATTGGCTCTTGGAGAAGGCACCTTGGTATTCTATATGGGCCTAAGCAACCTAAACACGATTTGTCGTGAATTAATGGCTAACGGACGTTCAGACGCGACTCCCCTAGCTATTATAAGTCGTGCGACTACCGATGATCAGCTTACGATGACGACTACCTTGGGGAATGCATGTCAAGACGTTGCCGAAATTAATGTGCCGACACCAGCGGTTATTATTGTCGGTGAGGTTGTCTCCATGCGGGATCAATTGCGTTGGTTCGATAGGAACCAAGACTGAAAGGAGTAAGAAAAAAGACAAGACCTGTCTCTCTCCTGATCTTACTTGGTCAGTGCAAACCGCCGGGCTTTGCCGATTAAGGTTCTGATTTCAGGCTTTTTCTGTTTGTGAACATCACATGTTTCTAAGAGACTTCTCGGGAAACAAAAAAATCGCACATTTTATGCCAGGCATCAATCACTGGCTATGTGACCGTACGGTCAAATGGCAAAAGGCCCCGCTGATTCTCCAGAGAGTCTACGGGCCGAAGGATAAGCTACATCACCCCACTGCCGCGCATAGGCCAATCGATTGCCGAAGGTCGCCGAACTCATGGGTCTGCGGGCGGTTAAATAGGTGGAACGGGCTTGCCGCCGCTCACGACGTCAGCCCCTGGGCCAGGCACCATTGCTTGAGCAGCGCCTCCATTTGCTCCATTTCGAAGATGTGCCAGTTGTCCAGCAAATGTCGGCGGCGCAGCAGGTCCTTGACGTTGCGGAAGGCGCCGGGGCGATTGAAG
This region includes:
- the cobA gene encoding uroporphyrinogen-III C-methyltransferase: MNKETQVYLVGAGPGDTGLITVKGLKCLQKADVVLYDKLVNVELLKEAPEDAELIYVGKQKGSHLLPQEQINQLLAEKACLGRIVVRLKGGDPFVFGRGGEEAEYLQSQSIPFEIVPGVTAGFAAAAYAGIPVTHRDCTTSVTLVTGHAKGESAEEPKLNWSSLALGEGTLVFYMGLSNLNTICRELMANGRSDATPLAIISRATTDDQLTMTTTLGNACQDVAEINVPTPAVIIVGEVVSMRDQLRWFDRNQD
- the cobJ gene encoding precorrin-3B C(17)-methyltransferase, translating into MGPGSVQDRTPRAAEAISSCDVVVGYDPYVEAVRDLLTTQEVLTSGMMKETERCRAAINEALSGKKVCLISSGDAGVYGMAGLAMEMAAADNDTVDMEVVPGVTAANSAAALMGAPLMLDSATISLSDLLVPWELIVKRLEAVAAADLVVSLYNPRSKRRVLQLEEATRIMLQYRPGTTPVGIATAVGTEDQFLVLTDLDHLLGQEVGMRSIVIIGNSTTCLLGGRMVTPRGYYR
- the cobM gene encoding precorrin-4 C(11)-methyltransferase, which codes for MKVFFVGAGPGDPDLLTVKARRILEECQVCVYAGSLVSPEVVGLTPEACELHDSAGMTLEEIETVFLAGLERNIDVIRLHTGDPSIYGAIREQMNILDRLGINYEVVPGVSSFQAAAAALKTELTAPEISQTVILSRTSGRTPMPEKQELAHLARIESTLCLFLSVHKLDEVATELATYYGEDCPVGVVYRASWPDQKVIEGTLNDIATKVTSAGITKTAMIVVGQALARDLPISKLYHRDFSHGYRVAGNDGNGES
- the cobK gene encoding precorrin-6A reductase, coding for MTKKSAPKVFLLGGTSETAPLSMKIASVGYRVLVSTATDEPLPIGEHPGVGCRFGRLGLAEMKDLLVAEGVFALVDATHPYASEVHQTARHACNETGLPYLRFQRPESQVQEVGWLFAENHQEAALLACETGRPILLTTGSRNLRPYVQEASRNEIPLYARILKHDESINASNDAGLEKSQRIFGRGPFTYEDNVALIRRYRIGVVVSKESGRAGGIDEKWRAARDEGCTFVVVKRPLVEQGNSFGCMDDLVRELLQLI
- a CDS encoding cobalamin biosynthesis protein, whose product is MSTAVITFSPEGLKVMQRIAAGMQVDQYLHQAIEAPQGVHVFERVFALTEEIFRRYQALVYVAPCGVAVRAIAPLVNHKLKDPAVICLDVGSRHAVSLLSGHEGGANQLAINIANLTGAEPVISTTTEAVKTLTIGIGCRKGKSADEICKAVRAALAMVGRTLEEVRYLATADVKAWEPGLLQASRELQIPLRILDSEQIRISSLPFVESEFVQKKVNLPAVAEPAALLAGRRTSLILKKTAFNGITVAIARENCSSLA